One region of Mycobacterium riyadhense genomic DNA includes:
- a CDS encoding metal-sensitive transcriptional regulator: MTAPHGYTQQKDNYAKRLRRIEGQVRGIARMIDEDKYCIDVLTQISAVNSALRSVALNLLDEHLSHCVTRAVAEEGLEAPEKGRAKLAEASAAIARLVRS; the protein is encoded by the coding sequence ATGACAGCACCACACGGATACACGCAGCAGAAGGACAACTACGCCAAGCGGCTGCGTCGCATCGAAGGTCAAGTGCGCGGCATCGCGCGCATGATCGACGAGGACAAGTACTGTATTGACGTCCTCACCCAGATCAGCGCCGTCAACAGCGCCTTGCGGTCGGTGGCGCTGAACCTGCTGGACGAGCACCTGAGTCATTGCGTCACGCGTGCCGTGGCCGAGGAGGGGCTTGAGGCCCCGGAAAAGGGCCGAGCCAAGCTCGCCGAAGCCTCCGCGGCTATCGCGCGTCTGGTCCGTTCCTGA
- a CDS encoding MFS transporter: MTAEPAAAATATRPWTPRTAAQLAVLAAAAFIYVTAEILPVGALSAISRNLNVSLVLVGTLLSWYALVAALTTVPLVRWTAHWPRRRALVMSLVCLTVSQLVSALAPNFAVLAAGRVLCAVTHGLLWSVIAPIATRLVPPSHAGRATTSIYIGTSLALVVGSPLTAALSLMWGWRLAAVCVTAAAAVVTGAARLVLPEMVLSAEQLQHVGPRARHHRNRQLVVVSLITMVAVIGHFVSYTYIVVIIRQVVGVRGPNLAWVLAAYGFAGVIAVALVARPLDRRPKGSIVFCMAGLTAALALLAALAFGAPGTSAAALVIGTGAIVLWGGMATAVSPMLQSAAMRSGADDPDGASGLYVTAFQVGIMGGSLVGGLLYERSVAMMLTASAVLMGVALLGMAAVQQLIEVGAKTAGAISQDK, from the coding sequence ATGACCGCCGAACCCGCTGCCGCCGCAACTGCCACACGTCCGTGGACGCCACGGACCGCTGCGCAGCTGGCCGTGCTGGCCGCGGCGGCTTTCATCTATGTCACCGCCGAAATACTCCCGGTGGGCGCGCTGTCGGCGATCTCGCGCAACCTAAATGTCAGCCTGGTTTTGGTGGGGACGCTGTTGTCCTGGTATGCGCTGGTCGCGGCGCTGACGACGGTGCCGCTGGTGCGCTGGACCGCGCACTGGCCGCGGCGGCGGGCGTTGGTCATGAGCTTGGTGTGTCTGACCGTTTCTCAGCTCGTCTCGGCGCTGGCGCCTAATTTCGCGGTGCTGGCCGCCGGTCGGGTGCTCTGCGCGGTCACGCACGGCCTGCTGTGGTCGGTTATCGCCCCGATCGCCACCCGGCTGGTGCCGCCCAGTCACGCTGGGCGTGCGACGACGTCGATCTACATCGGAACCAGCCTGGCGCTGGTGGTGGGCAGCCCGCTCACCGCGGCCCTGAGCCTGATGTGGGGCTGGCGGCTGGCCGCGGTGTGTGTGACCGCCGCCGCGGCCGTCGTCACGGGCGCGGCGCGGCTGGTGCTACCGGAAATGGTGCTGAGCGCCGAGCAGCTGCAGCATGTGGGTCCGCGGGCCCGTCATCACCGCAATCGACAGCTGGTTGTTGTCAGCTTGATCACCATGGTCGCCGTCATCGGCCATTTCGTCTCCTACACCTACATCGTGGTGATCATCCGACAGGTCGTCGGCGTGCGCGGACCGAACCTGGCGTGGGTGCTCGCCGCCTATGGTTTCGCCGGCGTCATCGCGGTGGCCTTGGTGGCACGGCCGCTGGACCGCCGGCCCAAGGGCTCGATCGTCTTTTGTATGGCGGGTCTGACGGCCGCGTTGGCTCTGTTGGCCGCGCTGGCGTTCGGCGCGCCGGGGACCTCGGCAGCGGCGCTGGTCATCGGGACCGGTGCGATCGTGCTGTGGGGCGGCATGGCCACCGCCGTGTCGCCGATGCTGCAATCGGCGGCGATGCGCAGCGGCGCCGACGACCCCGACGGTGCCTCGGGCCTTTACGTGACGGCCTTCCAGGTGGGCATCATGGGCGGCTCACTGGTCGGCGGACTGTTGTATGAGCGCAGCGTGGCGATGATGCTGACCGCATCGGCGGTCTTGATGGGGGTTGCGTTGTTGGGAATGGCGGCCGTCCAGCAGCTGATCGAGGTTGGGGCCAAGACTGCCGGGGCAATTTCACAAGACAAGTAA
- a CDS encoding L,D-transpeptidase: protein MSRWTKGRLVAALNAAGVVAVLVLGTGPALADPQDAPADPGALAPADPPAPPDPLALPPLPDPLAPPPYPLAPPPVDPLAVPPDPFTPPPADPLSVPVGPVAGQDPTPFVGDPPFRPPTFNPLNGSMVGVAKPIIINFQVPIADQALAERAIHISSIPPVPGKFYWMSPTQVRWRPLQFWPANTAVNIDAAGTKSSFRTGDALVATADDATHQMTITRNGTVVQTFPMSMGMSAGNHQTPNGTYYVLEKMPTVVMDSSTYGVPVNSANGYKVTVSDAVRIDNSGNFVHSAPWSVADQGKRDVSHGCINLSPTNAKWFFDNFGSGDPVVVKNSVGTYNKNDGAQDWQV from the coding sequence ATGTCACGTTGGACAAAAGGGCGCCTCGTTGCCGCTCTGAACGCGGCCGGTGTGGTTGCCGTGCTGGTGCTGGGCACCGGCCCCGCCCTGGCGGACCCGCAGGACGCGCCCGCCGACCCCGGGGCGCTCGCCCCGGCCGATCCACCCGCGCCGCCCGACCCGTTGGCGCTGCCGCCGCTGCCTGACCCGCTCGCGCCGCCGCCCTACCCGCTCGCGCCGCCGCCGGTCGATCCGCTGGCGGTACCGCCTGACCCGTTCACGCCGCCGCCGGCCGATCCGCTGTCGGTGCCCGTGGGCCCCGTTGCCGGGCAAGACCCGACGCCGTTCGTCGGTGACCCGCCGTTCCGGCCGCCGACGTTCAATCCACTCAACGGTTCGATGGTGGGTGTGGCCAAGCCGATCATCATCAACTTCCAGGTGCCGATCGCTGACCAGGCACTGGCGGAACGGGCCATCCACATCTCGTCGATCCCGCCGGTGCCGGGCAAGTTCTATTGGATGAGCCCGACGCAGGTGCGCTGGCGCCCGCTGCAATTCTGGCCCGCCAACACCGCGGTGAACATCGATGCGGCCGGCACCAAGTCGAGCTTCCGGACCGGTGATGCCCTGGTGGCCACGGCCGACGACGCGACACATCAGATGACGATCACCCGCAACGGCACCGTGGTGCAGACCTTCCCGATGTCGATGGGCATGTCGGCCGGCAACCACCAAACCCCGAACGGCACCTACTACGTGTTGGAGAAGATGCCCACGGTGGTGATGGATTCCTCGACGTACGGTGTCCCGGTCAACTCTGCCAACGGCTACAAGGTCACCGTTTCCGACGCCGTGCGGATCGACAACAGCGGCAACTTCGTGCATAGCGCGCCGTGGTCGGTGGCCGACCAGGGCAAGCGTGACGTCAGCCACGGCTGCATCAATCTCAGCCCCACCAACGCGAAGTGGTTCTTCGACAATTTCGGTAGCGGTGATCCCGTCGTGGTGAAGAACTCCGTGGGCACCTACAACAAGAACGACGGCGCCCAGGACTGGCAGGTGTAG
- a CDS encoding L,D-transpeptidase encodes MSGWARVRLFGALKAAGVASVLGLAMVLGAGSALADPDPAPGDPGVIPPPADPPPVGQPFVGPAAGEDPTPFIGTAPFGPPRFNPANGSTVGVAQPIILDFPARVDDAGVAESAVHISSIPPVAGKFYWQTPTQLRWRPLSFWPAHTEVTVDAGGTVSSFRTGDELLATADDATHQLTVTRNGVVEKTFPMSMGMAAGGHQTANGTYYVQEKMASVVMDSSTYGVPVNSANGYKITVTDGVRFDNSGNFVHSAPWSVDDQGRRDVSHGCINLSPTNAKWFFTNFGPGDPIVVKNSVGTYTRNDGSNDWQI; translated from the coding sequence ATGTCGGGCTGGGCGAGGGTAAGGCTCTTCGGCGCTCTGAAGGCAGCCGGTGTGGCTTCGGTGTTGGGCTTGGCGATGGTGCTCGGTGCGGGCTCTGCGCTGGCAGATCCTGATCCCGCTCCCGGTGATCCAGGGGTTATCCCGCCGCCGGCCGACCCGCCGCCGGTGGGACAGCCGTTCGTGGGTCCCGCAGCCGGAGAGGACCCGACACCGTTCATCGGCACGGCGCCATTCGGGCCGCCGAGGTTCAACCCCGCCAATGGCTCGACGGTGGGTGTGGCCCAGCCGATCATCCTCGACTTCCCGGCGCGGGTCGATGACGCGGGTGTTGCAGAAAGCGCGGTTCACATTTCGTCGATTCCGCCGGTTGCGGGCAAGTTCTACTGGCAGACCCCAACCCAGCTGCGCTGGCGCCCGTTGAGCTTCTGGCCCGCCCACACCGAGGTGACCGTCGACGCGGGCGGCACCGTGTCGAGCTTCCGAACGGGAGATGAGCTGCTGGCGACCGCCGATGACGCCACGCACCAATTGACGGTTACCCGAAACGGCGTCGTCGAGAAGACGTTCCCGATGTCGATGGGTATGGCAGCCGGCGGCCATCAAACCGCAAACGGCACCTACTACGTTCAGGAGAAGATGGCGTCGGTGGTGATGGATTCCTCGACGTACGGGGTTCCCGTCAACTCGGCGAATGGCTACAAGATAACGGTGACGGACGGTGTCCGGTTCGACAACAGCGGCAACTTCGTGCATAGCGCGCCGTGGTCGGTCGACGACCAGGGCAGGCGCGACGTCAGCCACGGCTGTATCAACCTCAGTCCCACCAACGCCAAGTGGTTCTTCACCAACTTTGGTCCCGGGGATCCCATCGTGGTGAAGAACTCCGTCGGCACCTACACCCGGAACGACGGCTCCAACGACTGGCAGATTTAG
- a CDS encoding ABC transporter ATP-binding protein, with amino-acid sequence MRRTWWCRLSGYVLRHRGDLLLGLGAALAGTVIAVLVPLVVKRVVDDAVAADHRSLAPWAAVLLTAAGAVYLLTFVRRYYGGRIAHLVQHDLRMDAFRSLMRWDGRQLDRWSSGQLIVRTTNDLQLVQGLLFDLPNVIRHVLTLVLCVAVMIWLSPLLALPVVLLVPVIALIAHRSRRLLTVAAERAQERYATVTGVVDAAVSGIQVVKAFGQEEQETGKLATAGRALYAARLRVSRLNAHFGPLLQSLPALGQMAVFALGGWMAAQGSITVGTFVAFWSCLALVARPACDLAGMLTVAQQARAGAVRVFEVIDSRPTLVDGARCLTSESPASLEFAHASFGYVADRPILRDISLSVRPGETLAVVGAPGSGKSTLALLAMRCYDVTAGAVRIGGQDVRDLTLGSLRSAVGLVPEEAVLFSGTIGANIAYGRPDATADQIAEAARAAHVDEFVDTLPDGYATAVGARGLTLSGGQRQRIALARALLDRPRLLILDDPTSAVDAVIESGIHDVLREVIADRTAIILTRRRSMLTLADRVAVLDSGRLLDIGTPDELWKRCPRYRELLSPATDLTGDLLAEDRAPAPGATTPPVPPATHDANRRPAEPRDNTPVLRRLLRDFRGPLALSLLLVAVESCAGLLPPLLIRHGIDVGVHQHLLSALWCAALVGTGAVVVRFVAQWGGAMVAGAAGEKVLFRLRSSVFSHAQRLGLDAFEDDGDAHIVTAVTADVEAIVAFLRTGLVIAVVSAVTLVGILVTLLAIHARLVLLIIATVPLLALATWQFQRASNWIYRQARQRLGTMTATLREYAAGLRIAQAFRAEYVGVQSYFAHSDDYRRTRVRGQRLLALYFPFVAFLCSLATTLVLLDGGREVQAGVISVGALVTYLLYVELLFTPIDQLSQMFDGYQQAAVAAARIRSLLSTPPPSSPVSRPVGRLHGEVVFDAVDFRYRTREAPALAGVDLRIPAGQTVVFVGSTGSGKSTLLKLVARFYDPTAGTVRVDGRDLREFAIDGYRGRLGIVPQELYLFPGTVRDAIAYGRPDATDAQVERAAREVGAHPMITALDGGYAHWVAAGGRNLSAGQLQLLALARARLVDPDILLLDEATVALDPATEAVVHRAILGLAAGRTTLIVAHQLAIAEYADRVVVLEHGSVVEDGTHNELLAGGGHYARLWEAHTLVGRPPQSEDRRLANNLVTATTP; translated from the coding sequence ATGCGGAGGACGTGGTGGTGCCGGTTGTCCGGATATGTCCTCCGGCATCGAGGTGATTTGCTGCTGGGACTCGGAGCGGCGCTGGCCGGCACAGTTATCGCCGTCCTGGTTCCGCTGGTAGTCAAGCGCGTCGTAGACGATGCGGTCGCGGCGGACCACCGGTCCCTGGCACCGTGGGCCGCGGTCCTGCTCACCGCCGCCGGTGCGGTCTACTTGCTGACATTCGTGCGCCGGTACTACGGCGGTCGCATCGCCCACCTGGTACAGCACGACCTACGCATGGATGCTTTTCGGTCCCTGATGAGGTGGGACGGCCGCCAGCTTGACCGGTGGAGCAGCGGTCAGCTCATCGTCCGCACCACCAATGACCTGCAGCTGGTGCAGGGGCTGCTGTTCGACCTGCCGAATGTGATCCGGCATGTGCTCACGCTGGTGCTCTGTGTCGCGGTCATGATCTGGTTGTCCCCGTTGCTGGCTTTGCCCGTGGTGCTGCTGGTACCGGTGATAGCCCTGATCGCGCACCGCAGCCGCCGCTTGCTGACGGTGGCCGCCGAACGTGCTCAGGAGCGCTATGCCACGGTCACCGGGGTTGTCGATGCGGCTGTCTCCGGCATCCAGGTCGTCAAGGCTTTCGGGCAGGAGGAGCAGGAGACGGGCAAGCTCGCAACGGCCGGCCGCGCGCTGTATGCGGCGCGGCTGCGGGTTTCCAGGCTCAACGCGCACTTCGGTCCGCTGCTGCAAAGCCTGCCCGCGCTGGGCCAGATGGCGGTCTTCGCGCTCGGGGGATGGATGGCGGCGCAGGGCAGCATCACGGTGGGTACCTTCGTCGCCTTCTGGTCCTGCCTGGCCCTAGTGGCACGGCCGGCATGCGATCTGGCAGGGATGCTGACCGTTGCGCAGCAGGCGCGAGCCGGGGCGGTACGGGTATTCGAAGTTATCGACAGCCGGCCAACACTGGTCGATGGTGCCAGGTGCTTGACCTCGGAGTCGCCGGCTTCGCTCGAGTTTGCGCACGCATCGTTCGGATATGTCGCCGACCGCCCGATCCTGCGTGACATAAGCCTGTCAGTCCGGCCCGGCGAAACCCTCGCCGTGGTCGGCGCACCGGGCAGCGGCAAATCGACGCTGGCGTTGCTGGCGATGCGTTGCTACGACGTCACCGCCGGCGCGGTGCGGATCGGTGGCCAGGATGTGCGCGACCTGACGCTCGGCTCGCTGCGGTCAGCGGTAGGTCTGGTACCCGAGGAGGCCGTCCTGTTCTCGGGCACGATCGGTGCGAACATCGCGTACGGCCGGCCGGATGCGACGGCGGACCAGATCGCCGAGGCGGCCCGGGCGGCACACGTCGATGAGTTCGTTGACACTTTGCCCGACGGCTATGCGACGGCCGTCGGCGCGCGCGGGCTGACGCTGTCCGGCGGGCAACGTCAGCGCATCGCACTGGCCCGGGCGCTGCTCGACCGGCCGCGGTTGCTGATTCTGGACGACCCGACGTCTGCTGTGGACGCCGTCATTGAATCTGGAATTCATGATGTGCTGCGCGAAGTCATCGCGGATCGTACCGCGATCATCCTCACCCGCCGGCGATCCATGCTCACATTGGCCGACCGGGTCGCGGTGCTGGATTCCGGGCGGCTTCTCGACATCGGCACCCCTGACGAGTTGTGGAAACGCTGTCCTCGATACCGCGAATTGCTGTCGCCCGCAACGGATCTCACCGGTGATCTGCTCGCCGAGGACCGCGCCCCGGCACCGGGAGCGACAACACCACCGGTGCCACCGGCCACCCACGACGCGAACAGACGCCCGGCCGAACCCCGCGACAACACTCCCGTGTTACGCCGCCTACTGCGCGACTTCCGGGGTCCGCTTGCGCTGAGCCTGCTCCTAGTAGCAGTCGAGAGCTGCGCAGGTTTGCTACCGCCCCTGCTCATCCGCCACGGTATCGACGTCGGGGTTCACCAGCACCTGCTTTCGGCGCTGTGGTGCGCGGCGCTCGTGGGCACGGGCGCCGTAGTCGTCCGGTTCGTGGCGCAGTGGGGGGGTGCCATGGTCGCCGGAGCCGCCGGTGAAAAGGTGCTGTTTCGATTGCGGTCCAGCGTGTTCTCCCATGCACAGCGACTTGGCCTGGACGCGTTTGAAGACGACGGGGATGCCCACATCGTGACCGCAGTTACCGCCGACGTCGAGGCCATCGTGGCGTTCTTGCGGACGGGCCTGGTCATCGCGGTGGTCAGTGCGGTGACTTTGGTGGGCATCCTGGTGACACTGTTGGCCATTCACGCCCGGCTGGTGCTGCTCATCATTGCCACCGTGCCGCTGCTGGCACTTGCGACTTGGCAATTCCAGCGCGCGTCGAACTGGATCTACCGGCAGGCACGCCAACGGCTGGGGACGATGACCGCTACCCTGCGCGAGTACGCGGCGGGGCTGCGGATCGCGCAGGCATTCCGCGCCGAATACGTAGGAGTGCAAAGCTATTTCGCGCACAGCGACGACTATCGCCGGACGCGGGTGCGCGGACAGCGGCTACTGGCTTTGTACTTTCCGTTCGTGGCGTTCCTGTGCAGCCTGGCGACGACCCTGGTGCTGCTCGACGGCGGACGCGAGGTCCAGGCGGGCGTGATATCGGTCGGTGCATTGGTGACCTACCTGCTGTACGTCGAACTGCTGTTCACGCCGATAGATCAGCTTTCGCAAATGTTCGACGGGTATCAGCAGGCGGCAGTGGCGGCCGCGCGGATCCGGTCCTTGCTGAGCACGCCGCCGCCGTCGTCACCGGTGTCGCGGCCGGTGGGCAGGCTGCACGGCGAGGTGGTGTTCGACGCCGTCGACTTCCGCTACCGCACCCGGGAAGCGCCGGCGTTGGCCGGTGTCGACCTGCGAATTCCTGCCGGTCAAACGGTTGTGTTCGTCGGCTCTACGGGGTCCGGCAAATCCACCCTGCTCAAGTTGGTGGCGCGGTTCTACGATCCGACCGCCGGGACAGTGCGGGTCGACGGACGCGACCTGAGGGAATTCGCTATCGACGGCTATCGCGGCCGCCTCGGGATCGTGCCACAGGAACTGTACCTATTCCCCGGGACGGTCCGCGATGCCATCGCATACGGACGGCCCGATGCCACCGATGCGCAGGTGGAGCGTGCGGCCCGAGAGGTCGGTGCTCATCCGATGATCACCGCACTCGACGGTGGGTACGCGCATTGGGTCGCTGCGGGCGGGCGCAATCTCTCTGCCGGCCAGCTGCAGTTGCTCGCATTGGCCAGGGCGCGTCTGGTCGATCCCGACATCCTGCTGCTGGACGAGGCCACCGTCGCCTTGGATCCCGCGACCGAGGCCGTGGTGCACAGGGCGATTCTCGGGCTGGCGGCCGGCAGGACGACATTGATTGTGGCCCACCAGCTCGCAATTGCCGAATACGCCGATCGCGTTGTGGTGCTCGAGCACGGCAGCGTTGTCGAGGACGGTACCCACAACGAACTTCTCGCTGGTGGGGGACACTATGCGCGGCTATGGGAAGCCCACACTCTAGTGGGCCGGCCACCACAATCCGAGGACAGGCGGTTGGCGAACAACTTGGTCACGGCCACCACGCCCTAA
- a CDS encoding response regulator transcription factor, producing the protein MAPRTVTSVALLASDPLTEEGALARFSNYRELDVRGWSAGREVAVLLVLATTITAALLSKIEDVQRDASGNPPKLVVVADEFSAEQVFRMIDLELTGLLYRGQSTFDSIVETILLSAEGRLRLPERVQRHLVGRVRSIGVAQPGAGDTACLAERAVEVLRLLSDGLSTCEVATRLNYSERTIKNIVHDVVTRLKLRNRTHAIAYAVRAGII; encoded by the coding sequence ATGGCACCCAGGACGGTCACGTCGGTCGCACTATTGGCGAGCGACCCACTGACCGAAGAGGGCGCTTTGGCCCGATTCTCGAATTACCGAGAGCTCGACGTGCGCGGTTGGTCGGCCGGACGCGAGGTCGCCGTGCTACTGGTGCTGGCCACCACGATCACCGCAGCGCTGTTGTCCAAGATCGAAGACGTCCAGCGGGATGCTTCAGGCAATCCGCCGAAACTGGTCGTCGTCGCTGACGAATTCTCCGCCGAACAGGTCTTCCGGATGATCGACCTGGAGCTGACGGGGTTGTTGTATCGCGGGCAGAGCACGTTCGACAGCATCGTCGAGACAATCCTGTTGTCCGCGGAAGGCCGCCTCCGGCTTCCAGAACGTGTTCAGCGTCATCTGGTCGGCCGCGTCAGATCGATTGGGGTGGCCCAACCCGGCGCGGGGGATACCGCCTGCCTCGCCGAGCGTGCGGTCGAGGTCTTGCGGCTGCTTTCTGACGGCCTGAGCACGTGCGAAGTGGCGACGAGACTCAATTACTCCGAGCGCACGATCAAGAACATCGTTCACGACGTCGTGACGCGGCTGAAGCTGCGCAACCGCACGCACGCTATCGCCTATGCGGTGCGCGCCGGCATCATCTAA
- a CDS encoding TetR/AcrR family transcriptional regulator, translating into MPSPRERMVVSAALLIRERGAHATAISDVLQHSGAPRGSAYHYFPGGRTQLLCEAVDYAGEHVAAIINDAQRGVELLDTLVDKYRRQLLASDFRAGCPIAAVSVEAGEAADRERMAPVIERAAAVFDRWCDLIEQRFIADGMASERAKELAALVTSALEGALLLARVRRDLTPLDLVHRQLHDLLLAEPSEGTRDDHH; encoded by the coding sequence ATGCCGAGCCCACGTGAACGGATGGTGGTCTCTGCTGCGCTGTTGATCAGGGAGCGGGGTGCCCACGCCACCGCTATCTCGGACGTCCTGCAGCACAGCGGGGCGCCGCGTGGATCGGCCTACCACTATTTCCCGGGCGGGCGTACTCAGCTGCTCTGCGAGGCGGTCGACTACGCCGGCGAGCATGTCGCCGCGATCATCAACGACGCCCAGCGGGGGGTCGAGCTGTTGGACACGTTGGTCGACAAGTATCGCCGGCAATTGCTCGCCAGTGACTTCCGCGCGGGCTGCCCTATCGCCGCGGTCTCGGTGGAAGCGGGGGAGGCGGCCGATCGGGAGCGGATGGCTCCGGTGATCGAGCGCGCGGCGGCGGTGTTCGACCGTTGGTGCGATCTGATCGAGCAGCGCTTCATTGCCGACGGCATGGCGTCGGAGCGTGCCAAAGAACTGGCCGCGTTGGTCACCTCGGCGCTTGAGGGCGCGCTGCTGCTGGCCCGCGTGCGGCGCGACCTGACGCCGCTTGATCTCGTTCATCGCCAGCTGCACGACCTGCTGCTGGCCGAGCCGTCGGAAGGAACCCGCGATGACCACCACTGA
- a CDS encoding molybdopterin-dependent oxidoreductase has protein sequence MTTTDWQHTACILCECNCGIVVQVEDRRLARIRGDKEHPGSRGYTCNKALRLDHYQNNRARLTSPMRRRPDGSYEEIDWDTAIVEIAEGFKRIRDVYGGDKIFYYGGGGQGNHLGGAYSGAFLKALGSRYRSNALAQEKTGEAWVDGQLYGGHTRGEFEHAEVSVFVGKNPWMSQSFPRARVVLNDIAKDPARSMIVIDPVVTDTAKMADFHLRVRPGTDAWCLAALAAVLVQENLCDEAFLADHVHGADTVRAVLREVPIAGFAERCGVDGELLRAAARRIGTAASVAVFEDLGIQQGPNSTLCSYLNKLLWILTGNFAKRGGQHLHSSFAPLFSKVSGRTPVTGAPIIAGLIPANAVPEEILTDHPDRFRAMIVESGNPAHSLADSTACRKAFQALELMVVIDVAMTETARLAHYVLPAASQFEKPEATFFNFEFPHNGFQLRRPLLEPLPGTLPEPEIWARLVRALGVVDDADLRPLREAAQRGRQAYTEAFLTAVATNPTVAKLLPYVLYETLGPTLPDGLAGAAALWGLAQKVAMTYPEAVRRAGHADGNALFDAILDSPSGVTFTVHDYADDFALIGHDDHQIALEIPEMLDEIRALAQTPAQLTTPDMPMVLSVGERRAYTANDIFRDPTWRKRDADGALRVSVDDAQALGLVDGGRVRITTAAGSAEATVEISEAMQPGHAALPNGFGLDYVDGDGRTVVPGVAPNALTSTEWRDPYAGTPWHKHVPARIEAC, from the coding sequence ATGACCACCACTGATTGGCAGCACACGGCCTGCATCCTGTGCGAATGCAATTGCGGCATCGTCGTGCAAGTCGAGGACCGGCGACTGGCGCGCATCCGTGGCGACAAGGAGCATCCGGGGTCGCGGGGTTACACCTGCAATAAGGCGTTGCGCCTGGACCACTACCAGAACAACCGTGCTCGCCTGACCTCGCCAATGCGCCGCCGTCCCGATGGAAGCTATGAGGAGATCGACTGGGACACCGCGATTGTCGAGATTGCCGAGGGATTCAAGCGCATTCGCGACGTCTACGGTGGCGACAAGATCTTCTACTACGGTGGCGGCGGGCAGGGCAACCATCTTGGCGGGGCTTACAGCGGCGCCTTCCTAAAGGCGCTTGGTTCACGCTACCGCTCAAATGCGTTGGCGCAGGAGAAAACTGGTGAAGCGTGGGTCGATGGTCAGCTGTACGGCGGTCACACCCGGGGCGAATTCGAGCACGCGGAAGTGTCGGTGTTCGTCGGAAAGAATCCGTGGATGTCGCAGAGCTTCCCGCGGGCTCGGGTGGTGCTCAATGACATCGCCAAAGACCCGGCCCGGTCGATGATCGTGATCGATCCCGTCGTCACCGACACCGCGAAGATGGCCGACTTCCACCTTCGGGTGCGACCCGGCACCGACGCCTGGTGCCTGGCGGCGCTAGCCGCCGTCCTGGTTCAGGAAAACCTATGCGACGAAGCATTTCTTGCCGACCACGTGCACGGGGCCGACACCGTGCGCGCTGTCTTGCGTGAGGTCCCGATAGCTGGATTCGCCGAACGTTGCGGGGTTGACGGGGAGCTGTTGCGGGCCGCCGCACGCCGCATCGGCACTGCCGCCAGCGTTGCGGTGTTCGAGGACCTCGGCATCCAGCAGGGACCCAACAGCACGCTGTGCTCGTATCTCAACAAGCTGTTGTGGATCCTCACCGGAAACTTTGCGAAAAGGGGTGGCCAGCACCTGCATTCGTCCTTCGCCCCGCTGTTCAGCAAGGTTTCGGGCCGCACCCCCGTCACCGGCGCGCCCATTATCGCCGGGCTGATTCCCGCCAATGCCGTTCCCGAAGAAATCCTGACCGACCATCCCGACAGGTTCCGCGCGATGATCGTCGAAAGCGGCAATCCGGCGCACTCGCTGGCGGATTCGACCGCGTGCCGCAAGGCGTTCCAGGCGCTGGAACTGATGGTGGTCATCGACGTCGCGATGACCGAGACCGCCAGGCTCGCGCACTATGTGCTACCTGCCGCCTCCCAGTTCGAGAAGCCGGAAGCCACGTTCTTCAATTTCGAGTTCCCGCACAACGGCTTTCAGCTGCGGCGGCCGCTGCTCGAACCATTGCCGGGCACGCTGCCCGAACCGGAAATCTGGGCTCGGTTGGTTCGGGCACTTGGCGTTGTGGACGACGCGGACCTGCGGCCGCTGCGCGAAGCGGCCCAGCGCGGACGTCAGGCCTACACCGAGGCGTTCCTGACCGCGGTGGCAACCAATCCGACTGTGGCGAAACTGCTTCCGTATGTGCTCTACGAAACACTGGGGCCGACGCTGCCGGACGGGCTGGCCGGAGCCGCCGCGCTGTGGGGGCTCGCCCAGAAGGTGGCGATGACCTATCCCGAGGCGGTCCGTCGCGCCGGTCACGCGGACGGTAACGCGCTGTTCGACGCGATTCTCGACAGCCCCTCGGGGGTCACTTTCACCGTGCACGACTACGCGGACGACTTCGCGCTGATCGGCCACGACGACCACCAGATCGCGCTGGAAATCCCCGAAATGCTGGACGAGATAAGGGCTTTGGCCCAGACGCCGGCGCAGCTGACCACGCCGGATATGCCGATGGTGCTTTCGGTGGGGGAACGCCGCGCCTACACCGCCAACGACATCTTCCGCGACCCAACCTGGCGCAAACGTGACGCTGACGGGGCGTTACGTGTCAGCGTCGACGACGCGCAAGCGCTTGGGCTTGTCGACGGAGGCCGGGTCCGGATCACCACCGCGGCCGGCAGTGCGGAGGCAACCGTCGAGATTAGCGAGGCGATGCAACCTGGACATGCCGCCCTGCCCAATGGCTTTGGGCTCGACTACGTCGACGGCGATGGACGCACCGTCGTTCCGGGCGTCGCACCCAACGCGCTCACCTCTACCGAGTGGCGCGACCCCTATGCCGGCACGCCCTGGCACAAGCACGTGCCGGCGCGCATCGAAGCATGCTGA